Proteins encoded by one window of Amaranthus tricolor cultivar Red isolate AtriRed21 chromosome 4, ASM2621246v1, whole genome shotgun sequence:
- the LOC130810053 gene encoding FACT complex subunit SPT16 encodes MATANGKPSSNPYQINLETFSKRLKALYDNWKENKSDLWGDSDALAIATPPPSDDLRYLKSSALNIWLLGYEFPETIMLFTKKQIHFLCSQKKASLLEVIKKSAKEAVGVDVLMHVKGKNEDGSSQMETILKSVRSSGDDQIVGYLSKEAPEGKLLELWGEKLSNSGLKLSDITNGLSDLFSVKDSGEMVNVKKAAFLSSSVMKSHVVPKLEQVIDEEKTVAHSALMDDAEKAILDPARVKVKLKAENVDICYPPIIQSGGKFDLRPSASSNDDPLYYEPASAIICAVGSRYNSYCSNVARTILIDANPNQSKAYEVLLKAQEAAISALKAGNKASGVYQAALVVVEKEAPDLVKNLTKSAGTGIGLEFRESGLSLNAKNDKVLKPGMVFNVSIGFQNMKTDASNPKSQNFALLLADTVIIGEKGPEVTTSLSSKALKDIAYSFNEEEEEEEPAKAKRKVSEAEAIPTKTTLRSDHGEINREELRRQHQAELARQKNEETARRLAGVGAGAGDSRSMSRSSTELVAYKNVNDLPPPKGEMMIQVDAKNEAILLPIYGSMVPFHIATVKTITSQSDTNRNSYIRIIFNVPGTPFSPHDANSLKNQGAIYVKEVSFRSKDPRHVNEVVAAIKTLRRQVAARESERAERATLVTQEKLIVATNRSKPIRLTDLWVRPVFGGRGRKLPGTLEAHVNGFRFSTSRPDERVDIMFGNIKHAFFQPAENEMITLLHFHLHNHIMVGNKKTKDVQFYVEVMDVVQTLGGGRRSAYDPDEIEEEHRERERKNKINMDFQNFVTRVNELWGMPQFKDLDLEFDMPLRELGFHGVPYKASAFIVPTSSCLVELIETPFLVITLSEIEIVNLERVGFGQKNFDMTIVFKDFKKDVFRIDSIPTTSLESIKEWLDTTDIKYYESRLNLHWRAILKTITDDPTKFIEDGGWEFLNMDASDSETDEEESDKGYEPSDVEAESESEDEDSDSESLVESDEDEEEEDEEEVEEEEEGKTWEELEREASNADRERGDESDSEDERRKRKMKAFGKSRAGPSSSMPKRPKGRR; translated from the exons ATGGCGACTGCAAATGGGAAGCCGTCGAGTAATCCATATCAAATCAATTTAGAAACCTTTTCCAAGAGATTGAAGGCTTTGTATGATAACTGGAAGGAGAATAAATCAGATTTATGGGGCGATTCAGATGCATTAGCGATTGCGACACCGCCGCCTTCTGATGATTTGCGATACTTGAAATCTTCGGCGCTTAATATTTGGCTTTTAGGGTATGAATTTCCTGAAACTATTATGCTTTTTACTAAGAAGCaaattcattttctttgtagTCAGAAGAAAGCTTCCTTGCTTGAGGTTATCAAAAAGTCGGCCAAAGAGGCCGTAGGTGTCGATGTTTTGATGCATGTTAAGGGGAAAAATGAAGATGGTTCGTCCCAAATGGAGACCATTTTGAAGAGTGTACGTTCATCTGGGGACGATCAAATAGTTGGTTACTTATCAAAGGAAGCTCCTGAAGGGAAATTGCTAGAATTGTGGGGAGAGAAGTTGTCAAACTCTGGGTTGAAGTTGAGTGATATTACGAATGGGTTATCGGATTTATTCTCAGTCAAGGATAGTGGAGAAATGGTGAATGTGAAGAAGGCAGCTTTCTTATCGAGTTCAGTGATGAAGAGCCATGTTGTTCCTAAGTTGGAGCAGGTTATTGACGAGGAGAAAACAGTGGCGCATTCTGCATTAATGGATGATGCTGAAAAGGCAATTTTAGATCCTGCTAGGGTTAAAGTTAAGTTGAAGGCGGAGAATGTTGATATTTGTTACCCTCCAATTATTCAGAGTGGTGGGAAGTTTGATTTGCGACCGAGTGCATCTAGTAATGATGACCCTCTATATTACGAACCTGCTAGTGCCATTATTTGTGCTGTTGGATCGAGGTATAATAGTTATTGTTCGAATGTAGCTAGGACAATTTTGATTGATGCTAATCCAAATCAGAGTAAGGCGTATGAGGTTTTGCTCAAGGCTCAGGAAGCTGCCATTAGCGCTCTGAAGGCAGGCAATAAAGCTAGTGGTGTTTACCAGGCTGCTCTTGTAGTGGTTGAAAAAGAGGCGCCTGATTTGGTGAAAAATCTAACTAAGTCAGCAGGTACTGGTATCGGCCTTGAATTTCGAGAGTCGGGTTTGAGTTTGAATGCCAAGAATGACAAGGTGTTGAAACCAGGGATGGTTTTCAATGTTTCTATAGGCTTTCAGAACATGAAAACTGATGCTAGTAATCCAAAAAGCCAGAATTTTGCTCTGCTTTTGGCCGATACTGTAATTATTGGGGAGAAAGGCCCAGAAGTCACGACTTCGCTGAGTTCCAAGGCACTGAAGGATATTGCCTACTCTTTCaatgaagaagaggaggaagaagagccTGCTAAG GCTAAACGCAAGGTCAGTGAGGCTGAAGCTATTCCGACAAAAACTACTCTTCGATCAGATCACGGAGAGATTAACCGAGAAGAGCTTCGGAGACAGCACCAAGCTGAACTTGCTCGTCAAAAGAATGAAGAAACTGCTCGCAGACTTGCTGGTGTTGGTGCAGGGGCAGGAGATAGCCGTTCGATGTCAAGATCTTCAACAGAGTTGGTAGCTTACAAGAATGTGAATGATCTGCCACCTCCAAAGGGTGAAATGATGATTCAAGTTGATGCAAAGAATGAGGCTATTTTGTTGCCCATCTACGGAAGCATGGTTCCTTTCCACATTGCCACTGTGAAAACTATAACCAGTCAGTCAGACACCAATCGCAATAGTTATATCAGGATAATATTCAATGTTCCAGGCACACCATTTAGTCCACATGATGCAAATTCCTTGAAGAATCAGGGTGCAATATATGTGAAAGAAGTATCATTCCGCTCAAAAGACCCCAGGCATGTGAATGAAGTTGTTGCTGCCATAAAGACTCTTCGGCGACAGGTTGCTGCCAGGGAGTCTGAGAGGGCCGAGAGAGCTACCTTGGTTACTCAGGAGAAACTTATAGTTGCTACGAACAGATCAAAACCAATAAGACTTACAGATCTTTGGGTCCGTCCTGTTTTTGGTGGCCGAGGAAGAAAGCTACCTGGTACATTAGAAGCACATGTGAATGGATTTCGTTTTTCTACCTCCAGGCCTGATGAGCGTGTTGATATCATGTTTGGTAACATTAAACACGCATTTTTCCAGCCTGCAGAAAATGAAATGATAACTCTTCTTCATTTCCACCTCCACAATCACATCATGGTGGGCAACAAAAAGACCAAGGATGTCCAGTTTTACGTTGAAGTGATGGATGTGGTCCAGACCTTGGGTGGTGGGAGAAGATCGGCCTATGATCCTGATGAGATTGAAGAGGAGCATcgtgaaagagaaagaaaaaacaaaattaacatgGATTTCCAAAATTTTGTGACCAGAGTGAATGAACTTTGGGGAATGCCACAGTTTAAGGATCTTGACCTGGAGTTTGATATGCCTTTGAGGGAACTTGGCTTCCATGGTGTTCCTTACAAAGCCTCTGCTTTTATTGTTCCCACTTCCAGCTGTCTTGTTGAGCTGATTGAGACACCCTTCCTTGTGATTACCCTGAGTGAGATCGAGATAGTAAACTTGGAGAGAGTTGGCTTTGGGCAGAAGAATTTCGATATGACAATTGTATTCAAGGATTTCAAGAAAGATGTGTTTCGAATCGATTCTATCCCCACCACTTCTTTGGAGAGCATCAAAGAATGGCTAGACACCACCGATATCAAATATTATGAGAGTAGATTGAATTTACACTGGCGTGCCATTTTAAAGACAATTACCGACGATCCAACAAAGTTCATAGAAGATGGAGGCTGGGAGTTCTTAAACATGGATGCTAGTGATTCTGAAACTGACGAGGAGGAGTCTGATAAAGGTTATGAGCCATCTGATGTAGAGGCAGAATCAGAGTCGGAAGATGAGGACTCTGACAGTGAATCCTTGGTGGAATCCGATGAGGACGAAGAGGAAGAGGATGAAGAGGAAgtcgaagaagaagaagagggaaAGACTTGGGAAGAGCTGGAGAGAGAAGCAAGCAATGCAGACCGTGAAAGAGGAGATGAATCCGACAGTGAAGATGAGAGACGTAAAAGAAAGATGAAGGCATTTGGGAAGTCTCGAGCTGGTCCCAGTAGCAGCATGCCTAAGCGTCCCAAGGGAAGACGTTAA
- the LOC130810055 gene encoding uncharacterized protein LOC130810055 → MDASGNLTSLSEESEQESVHPSSESVFSNVPPLPPLEFSLQKYSQLDWTSYFDQEDDICIPETENVFHVYKAGSEGPVVFCLHGCGYAGLSFALSASKIKEKVRVVSMDLRGHGKSITDNDLDLSIETLCTDVLAVIKTMYEDSPPAIVLVGHSMGGSVAVHIAAKRILHSLAGLVVVDVVEGTALASLIHMQKILSSRVKHFSSVEKAIEWSVKSGSLRNIDSARVSIPATLKYDDSKKCYIAQEGLEETEKFWRSWYAGLSDKFLSSPVPKLLLLADTDRLDRTLTIGQMQGKFQMVVVRHTGHAIQEDVPDEFATLILNFISRNRIGPHGIEIPVLRKPSKSDA, encoded by the exons ATGGATGCTTCTGGTAATCTCACTTCTTTATCAGAGGAGTCGGAACAGGAATCTGTACATCCTTCTTCGGAGTCGGTCTTCTCTAATGTTCCTCCTCTTCCTCCTCTCGA GTTTTCTTTGCAAAAATACTCGCAGTTAGATTGGACAAGTTATTTTGACCAGGAAGATGATATTTGCATACCAGAAACTGAAAAT GTGTTTCATGTATACAAGGCTGGTTCAGAAGGTCCTGTTGTATTTTGTTTGCATGGATGCGGATACGCTGG GCTTTCATTTGCATTGTCAGCAAGTAAGATTAAGGAAAAAGTTCGGGTTGTCTCAATGGACTTAAGAGGTCATGGAAAGTCTATTACGGATAATGATTTGGACCTGTCAATTGAG ACTTTATGCACTGATGTGTTGGCTGTTATAAAGACAATGTATGAAGATTCCCCCCCTGCGATTGTACTCGTTGGACACAG CATGGGAGGTTCTGTTGCTGTGCATATTGCTGCTAAGAGAATATTACACAGCTTGGCTGGACTTGTAGTTGTGGACGTTGTTGAG GGAACAGCCTTGGCTTCATTGATCCACATGCAAAAAATTTTATCCAGCAGAGTGAAGCATTTTTCGAGCGTGGAAAAAGCT ATTGAATGGAGCGTCAAAAGTGGTTCCTTGAGAAATATTGATTCTGCCCGTGTGTCAATCCCTGCGACATTAAAGTATGATGATTCAAAGAAATG TTACATTGCCCAAGAGGGTCTTGAAGAAACAGAAAAATTCTGGCGAAGCTG GTATGCAGGCCTTTCAGATAAATTTTTATCTTCTCCTGTCCCAAAGCTTTTGTTATTGGCAGACACCGATAGACTTGACAG AACTCTCACTATAGGTCAAATGCAAGGCAAGTTTCAGATGGTGGTAGTCAGACACACCGGACATGCCATACAG GAGGATGTCCCTGATGAATTTGCAACACTCATCCTCAATTTCATCTCTAGAAATCGGATAGGCCCCCATGGCATTGAG ATACCTGTTCTTCGTAAGCCATCTAAATCGGATGCTTGA
- the LOC130810056 gene encoding succinate dehydrogenase assembly factor 1, mitochondrial yields the protein MGGTSGQRLSGLQKEVLILYRGFLRAARSKSPEHRHQIESIVSEEFHRNSKQIDRKNFVYIEYLLRLGKKQLDQLKSSDIVRLSSMKVGGDQNIDP from the coding sequence ATGGGAGGTACCAGCGGACAAAGGCTTTCAGGGTTACAGAAGGAAGTCCTTATTCTTTACAGAGGGTTTCTGCGAGCAGCCCGTTCTAAATCACCTGAACATCGTCATCAGATCGAATCAATTGTGTCTGAAGAGTTCCACCGCAATTCCAAGCAAATTGATCGTAAGAATTTTGTTTACATAGAATACTTGCTTCGACTTGGTAAAAAACAGCTTGATCAACTCAAGAGTAGTGATATTGTCAGATTATCATCCATGAAGGTTGGAGGGGATCAAAATATAGATCCATAG